GCATCTCGACGGCGGCCGTGAGCGCCTTGCGCGCTCCCGTGGCCGTACGGAACCGGGCCTGCGGGTCGGGCTGCAGCAGACCGGCGAGCACCTGCCACAGCGGTTCCGGGATGCCCTGGGGAGCGCCGGGGGTGCCGATGTTGGCGAAGTGCTCGACCAGAGCCCTGGAGTCGGGCTTCTGGCCCTGGAGGAGATAGAGCGCCACCAGGCCGACCGCGAAGAGATCGGCCGTGAAGTCCGGCTCGGCGCCCAGCATCTGCTCGGGTGCGAAATAACCGGGCGTGCCCACCACGTAGTTGGTCTCGGTGAGGCGCGGCTCGCCCTTGCGCATGGAGATTCCGAAATCGGACAGCCGCAGATGCGGCCGCCCGGTTCCGGTGGCCTCGAGCAGGATGTTGGCCGGCTTGATGTCGCGGTGCACGACCCCCTCCGCGTGCACCGCGGCCAGTCCGGACAGCAGCTGATCGAGCAGGGTGCAGACGAAGCGGGGCGGCAGCGGACCGTAGTCGCCGATGACGTGCGCAAGCGATCCGCCGCTCACCACGTCCATGGTGAACAGCACCTTGTCGTCGTCCGCGGCCCAGCTGGCCGGGGCGAGGACATGAGGATGATCGATCCGAAGAGCCTGCTCGCGGACGAAGCGCAGCAGAGTGTGCGCATCGCTCTGCTGCAGGACCTTGGCTGCCACGTAACGACGGCGCCGGTGGTCCCAGGCGCGCCAGACAGCGCCGACACCACCGCGTCCGATCGGGTCGATCAGTTCATACCGACCAGCGAAGACCTCACCCATTGTGCTGCGCCCGCTCCCCGTTCCCTTGTGAGGCTTCCTGCCTCGGTCAGCTCTCGGTCAGTTCTGGTGCGACTCGTAGTGGGCGACCGCGTCGGCAGTGCGCCCCGCGCCGTACACCCGGAGGAACTCTGCCAGCTCCGGGTGGCTCGGGGCGAGGGAGTCCGCCGCATCGATGATGTCGCCCGCGGCCGCCACCGAGCGCAGCAGCGACTGGATCTCCCGTACGACACGGCGCACCGTCGGCGCACCCGAGCTGCTGGTGCTGTGAGTGGTGCCGGTCAGCACGGAGCCGCCCTGCGACTTCTTGACCTCTTCCATCCGCTCGGTGGCCTCGGAGGCGCTGACGCTGCCGTCGGCGACCTGACTCGCCAACTCCTGCAGCGCCTGTACCCGTTGGACCACCGCAGGATTGCCGATCTTGGCGCGCTGGCCGCTCATCAGCTGCGAGAGCATCGGAGCCGAAAGACCGAGCACCGCCGCGAGCCGGGCCTGGTTCAGACCGAGGTCATCGATGAGCCGACGGAAGAGCGCCCCCAGCGGCTCTCCGTACCAGCTGCGCTGCAGCTCTCTGGCTCTTGCGGTCGTTTCCTGCTGTGCGGCGTCCATCGCGTCTCCCCATCGCTTCCCCAAGCGGGCTTCGCTGCTGCGAACCTCGTCGAGCATCCTACGGAGGGTGGTCGCGGACCGGGAGTCCCAATCCTTTTGCAGGATCACGGGGGTGACCCGGTACTCTGGTCTCCGGCGGTGGCCGAGGCACGTTTCTGCTCGGTCGTACCCACCCTTCCGGGGCCTTAGCTCAGTTGGTAGAGCGCTGCCTTTGCAAGGCAGATGTCAGGAGTTCGAATCTCCTAGGCTCCACAGCACCAAGGGCGCTCCGACCTGTTGAGAACAGGTCGGAGCGCCCTTTTTTTGCTGCCGTGCTACTGCCGTGGGGCCGTGCTCAGGCCGTGCTCAGGCCAGGTTTTGGGCCGTCATCGGGCCGTCATTGGACCGTCCGGGTGGTGTTCATCCGAAGAACTGCACAGCGGCGGCGTCGCTCCCCCACTTCTCAAGATGCGTACACATCATGAGGAAGGTATGTAGATCGCTCAACCCGAAAGCGAGGGGTCATGGCCGCCTTCAAGGTCAAGAGTCTGTGGACCGCGTTCATCACCGCATTCTTTGCGCTGCTTGCCTCGGCGGGTCTGACCACCGCGGCCGCCGCCGCGCAGCAGCCCGCCGTGCAGACGCCGGACCGGGCGCTCCGGTCGGCCCTGCCGAAGCAGGCGCGCCGGCAAGCTGTGCGGGCGACGGTACCCGTGCCCAATACACGATGGAGCCCGACGGCGCGCGACAGGTCACTGCCGCCCACGATCAAGCAGCGCATCCGCGCCGAGGCCCATGGATCGTCTCCCGCGACCCGTCACCTGTCCGCGATCGACGCCGACGATGAGCTGAGCTCCGACGCGGACCCGGTCGCGGACCCGGCGCTCGCCGCGGCATGAGGCGCCGGGAGCTGTCACCTCTTCCGGCGCCACCTGCCCTGCGAGCGGTCTGGGCTCAGCGATCCTCGTCGCGCTCCGCAGCCTCCGCCTCCGCCTCGGCCTGCTTCGCCTGCACCTCGGGGTCGAGCGCAGCCGCACTGCCGTCGACGGACGTCAGCGGGGCACGGTCGGAAACCTCCGTGGCAGCGGGCGGTTCCACCAGCCAATCGGGGTTGGCCTGCTTGTCCCACCACTTCCAGACGGCGAAAGCTCCGACGGCCACTACGCCGATGACCAGGAGGCCCTTGGCGAGGCGTCCGGCCTTGGACCGCCGTTCGTGCTTCCGCACCAGTTT
The Streptomyces lunaelactis genome window above contains:
- a CDS encoding serine/threonine-protein kinase, with the protein product MGEVFAGRYELIDPIGRGGVGAVWRAWDHRRRRYVAAKVLQQSDAHTLLRFVREQALRIDHPHVLAPASWAADDDKVLFTMDVVSGGSLAHVIGDYGPLPPRFVCTLLDQLLSGLAAVHAEGVVHRDIKPANILLEATGTGRPHLRLSDFGISMRKGEPRLTETNYVVGTPGYFAPEQMLGAEPDFTADLFAVGLVALYLLQGQKPDSRALVEHFANIGTPGAPQGIPEPLWQVLAGLLQPDPQARFRTATGARKALTAAVEMLPEAGADEEPVEVFDQIGPLPAGFGPTGPVPGAGTDPQAGQQPAQQGAQAPVQQPLPASQTGSFHLAPPPQQPPPAQLPHPAQPSTPPPVPAAAEPTPTPPHTVPAHSASPLHTPAPEQSSQSRTAPTAPVHYEPALTRAYTAQSPQVPPSHAPVPQAAHKRPGPPPKVAIPVLLVALLCFAVGIWALTQS
- a CDS encoding helix-turn-helix domain-containing protein, which translates into the protein MDAAQQETTARARELQRSWYGEPLGALFRRLIDDLGLNQARLAAVLGLSAPMLSQLMSGQRAKIGNPAVVQRVQALQELASQVADGSVSASEATERMEEVKKSQGGSVLTGTTHSTSSSGAPTVRRVVREIQSLLRSVAAAGDIIDAADSLAPSHPELAEFLRVYGAGRTADAVAHYESHQN
- a CDS encoding DUF6344 domain-containing protein → MAAFKVKSLWTAFITAFFALLASAGLTTAAAAAQQPAVQTPDRALRSALPKQARRQAVRATVPVPNTRWSPTARDRSLPPTIKQRIRAEAHGSSPATRHLSAIDADDELSSDADPVADPALAAA